In a genomic window of Rhopalosiphum maidis isolate BTI-1 chromosome 4, ASM367621v3, whole genome shotgun sequence:
- the LOC113560586 gene encoding TATA-box-binding protein-like, with amino-acid sequence MDLSDDEEFYDSDQSDVGEQSLHAMLSKTLYDKDNEYEEYGEQIAGEEEALGSVQEEVLGKVTDDGVQEEVVLGPVYSEKEDPNLNEKSKGPDSKFVKKLEDAEEVVLTPEVLGELENKHFFDGLDDDNFEPIKKKKKLSNESNNANPHKTIIMHIPQFIRCNKGGQSIQVQNIVCGANMGCPLDLVRIVMWTSNSEYNPQRFNGLIMRLRTPNVTSLLFPSGKMIMQGAKDDRTGNLGCRKVAKILERLGHNVQFCDYTVHNIVCTWDVGFPIMLEELNTAHSQFTSFEPEVFPALIYRMVKPRAVFLMFVNGKVVLTGLKTKADIKESVFLMQDVLNNFRKT; translated from the exons atggATTTAAGTGATGATGAAGAATTTTATGATAGTGATCAGAGTGATGTGGGCGAACAAAGTTTACATGCTATGCTCAGTAAAACTCTTTATGATAAAGACAATGAGTATGAAGAATATGGAGAACAAATTGCTGGTGAAGAAGAAGCATTGGGTAGTGTGCAAGAGGAAGTACTTGGTAAAGTCACTGATGATGGTGTTCAAGAAGAAGTTGTCTTAGGTCCAGTATATAGCGAGAAAGAAGATCCAAATTTGAACGAAAAATCAAAAGGGCCAGATTCaaagtttgttaaaaaattagaagatGCTGAAGAAGTAGTTTTAACACCAGAAGTTCTAGgtgaattagaaaataaacattttttcgatGGACttgatgatgataattttgaaccaataaaaaaaaaaaaaaaactaagcaATGAAAGTAATAATGCAAATCctcataaaactattattatgcatataccTCAATTCATTCGATGCAACAAAGGGGGTCAATCTATTCAAGTTCA AAACATTGTTTGTGGTGCCAACATGGGGTGTCCTTTAGACTTAGTAAGAATCGTTATGTGGACTAGTAACTCTGAGTATAATCCACAGCGATTTAATGGGCTAATTATGCGCCTTCGTACACCTAATGTCACTAGCTTATTATTTCCATCAGGCAAAATGATCATGCAAGGAGCTAAAGATGACCGAACTGGAAATTTAGGTTGTCGAAAAGTAGCAAAAATTTTAGAACGACTTGGACACAAT gtacaattTTGTGACTATACagtgcataatattgtatgcacATGGGATGTTGGTTTCCCAATAATGTTGGAAGAATTAAATACTGCTCACTCACAATTTACCag CTTTGAGCCAGAAGTATTTCCTGCGTTAATTTATCGGATGGTCAAACCTCGAGcagtgtttttaatgtttgtaaatGGAAAAGTAGTTTTGACag